CAGTTCGGCGTGCACCCTTGGCACCCCGCAGGCGCCCCGCGTCTCCTGGTGGACTGCGCGGATCTCGCGTACGAGTGCGGCCTCGGCCGCTGCCCGGTCGGCGCGGGCCCGGGCACCAGCCCGCCAGGCGTAGTACCCGGAACGGGCGACGCCCAGGACCTCGCACAGCCGCTGGATGCCGAACTCGGCGGCGTGGGTGGAGATGAAGTCCCAGCGGCGGGCCCTCACTTCATCTCCCGTGCGAAATAGGCCGCTGCCCGGCGCAGGATCTCCCTTTCGGCCTGCCACTCCCGCTCGGCCTTGCGCAACCGCGCGAGATCGGACCGCTCGTCCGCGTTGAGGGCCTGCTCGGCCGACGCCGGCTCGGCGTCGGCGGCCCGCACCCAGTTCCGCAGCGTCTCGTGGTTGACCCCGATCTCCCTCGCGACCGCTGCGAACGTGTGCCGGCCCTCCGAGGCCCGGTACAGCGCGACGGCATCACGACGGAACTCGTCCGAGTACCTCGACGGACGTCCCACCTGGACTTCCCTTCCTGGATCTACAAGATCCAAGTGTCAGGGTGCCCACGTCACGGGGCAAAGCTCAGCCGTCCTGGAACGGTTCGCCAGCGCCGTCTCCCGCGCAGGCGCCGACCTCGACCCCACCGACGGCTACCTCGGCGGCGTCGGCTGGGAAACCCGCTACCGCCTCGACGGCTACGTCCTGCTCGGAGCCCGACGAACCCAGCAGCCGATCACCCTCACCCCCACCGAGACCCTCACCCTGGGCACCATCGGCGCCCTCGCCCTCGCACTGCCCGCCGCCGCCATGTTCGACCCCACCGACCTCGCCCGGCTCTGTGCCGTCCTCGACGACGCCGTCACCCACGCCCCCAACCCAGAACCCGCCCCGACCCCACCCACCTGACCGCCCACCCCGCCCCCGGCGGCCGACCGGCCGGGCAGGGGTCAGGAGGTCGGGTGCGGGGTGTGCGGGAGGTCCGGCGTGCTGGTGCGGACGAGTTTCTTGATCAGGGCCACGGTCTGCGCGGGCCTGAGCCGGCCGTGGTCGGAACCGACCGCCGAGCACACCACGGCCAGCAGCTGCAGCAGACCGACCCGTCGGACCTCGGCGTCCGCCTGCTCCCAGACCACGCGCGCTGCCGCCTGACCGGCTTCCCGGTGCTCGGCCTGTACCTCCAGGACCAGTGACGTGACCGGGTCCGGTGTCGAGCGGGCCACGGCCCGCAGGCGGTCCACCCCGGCGCGCTCGGTCAGGCCGTAGACCGGGCACGTCGCCAGGACGCCGAGCAGGAGCAGCGCGCCCTCCCACAGGGCGTCCTCGTCGCGGTGCTCCAGCTCGGCGAGCAGCAGCTGGCCCGCCGTCCACTCTCCCGTGCGGGCCATCGCATCGACCGCTTGGTCGACCAGGTCTTCGACTGGCGGGAGGGATAGGGCGTCGGCGTTCACGGGGGCACGGTAGCTCCCGCTGCCGACATCCTCCGGCCGACCAGCTGACGGGCGGGCCGAGAGGTGCGCCGGGTACTGCTGGCCGGGGCGGCCAGGCCGGAGGTGTCAACCAGAGCCGGCAGGCGGGAGTGGTGCGCGGGTTTGTTGGGTCCGGGGGCTTCCGGGCTCGCCGCCGGGCGTGGTCGGGACCCCTGGGGGGGTAGCCGCGTTCGCGGTCACCGTTTGGTCGTGCACGCAGGTTCGTGCCACAGCGTCCGAACGACGGTCCCGTCTGGTGTGATGCGCTCGGTGGACCAGGTCCGGCAGCTGCAGCCGACCGGCCGGGGTGCAGGGGCGGCTGCGGGCGCGGTGGTTGCGGACGGACGACGGCGACGGCGTACGGGTGTGGTCATGCTGGAGGCGATGCCCTCCCTGGTGCCGGGTTGAATCCCGTCGCCACCCGAACGCAGCAGCCCCGCGCGCCGCACCCGGTTTCCCAGGCGGCCGGGGCCCTGGGGCCGGCCATGCAGATCTGCGCCTGCGGGTCAGTGCGGCTGGGTAGCATCCGCGGATGGGGTCCGTGGTGAAGGCGCAGACGCTTCGGTCGGCGATAGCCGGCGCCGTCGCACAGTTGAAGTCCTACAACGTCCCCGCGGTATGCGAGCGGCTCGGGCTCGCCCCGGGTACCGAAGAAGAGGCCTTCGCCAGCAAGGCCCGGTACGTGACCGGCCGCCTGCAGAACCTGTCCCTGACCGACCTGGTTCGGGTCGCCCAACGGTTCGTGGAGGACTACGACGACGCCGAGTTGGAGGCCGTGCTCGGGTCGATGGGTCCGCGCGGCGTCGACGGGAGCTTCAAGAATCTGATCTTCGCGGCTGACGGGCCGAAGCCGAAGATCGTGCTGCGGGACGCCGTGGACAACATCCTGGAGATCGTCGAGAACGGCGAGCACTGCCTGGTCTACGACCGGCCGCTCGGCCCGGACGGGCTGACCCTGCGGGCCCTGGCCGACTGGTGGCGCAGCCGGCAGCCGGACCGGGCCGGCGATGAGGACGCCGAAGCGGCTCGCCACCTGCACAAGCGACTGCGGGCCAGCCTCGACTCCCCGCCGGAGCGGGTCCTGTTCGACGCCTACGGCACCTTCTACCCGCAGCCCGGCGGCCTCGACCTTCCGGCGCTGATCCCGCAGGTGTACCTGCACTACGACCCCTACGTCCGCCGCCCTTCACGGCCGGGCCTGCTTGCCCGCCAGCGGATGGACTTCCTGCTGCTCCTGCCCGGCCGCGAGCGGATCGTCATCGAGGTCGACGGGGCGCAGCACTACTCCCGGCCGTCAGCTGCTGTGCCGTCCGGGACACCGTTCGCGGACATCAAGGTCGAGGACCGGGTTCCGGATCCGGCGGCGTACGCGGCGATGGTCGCGGAGGATCGCCGTCTGCGGCTGGCCGGCTACGAGGTCTTCCGGTTCGGCGGCCACGAACTGTGCGGCCCCCGCGGCCATGCGGCGGCCCTCGACTTCTTCACCGCGCTCCGCAACCGGTCCAAGGCCAGGGCCGGGTAGTGCTTCGCCTGCCGCCGGCAAGGACGGCGGGAAGGGCGGGGACCGGCAGGTGTGGACGATCGCGTAATTCCCCAACCCGGTTGGTCACGTAATTCCCCACCGTGTCGCTGCTGAGGGGACCAGTCGTGCGGGGGCATCGTCGGCCGGTCGGAGGCGTCTGGCAGACTCCGCCGCATGGGAATGTTCAAGCGGGCGATCAAGGCGGATGGTGCAGGTCAGGCTGGGGAGCGAGCTGACCTGAGCGCACTCCTGCTGCAGGGTGAAGAGATGATCGAGCAGGTGGGTCGGGCTCACATGTCCTGGGGCTTGGGCTCGGCGGACCGCTGGGATCTGGACCAGACGACCGGCATCATCACCTGGACCTTCCCCGACAAGACCGCGACTGCGCCCGCGCAGATCCTGGGCAGCTTCGCCCCGCGGGCCGGCTCATGGATGTGGGCCTGGGCCAACCAGAGCCTCCTCCCCGACATGAGCCGCGACTCCCGCAGCTTCTGCGAGTGGGCGGAGGCCAACGGACATCCCGAGCTGGCCCAGCCCAGGATCGATGCCGACGAACAGACTGCTTCGACGCTCGCAGCCCTGGCGTTCCGGGTCACCGGGGCGACCGGGTATTACAGAGGTCCAGGGGCTAACTCCTCATACGTGATCATCACGTTCGGGCCGGTCACCCTGACGAACGCGGACGGCAGCGTCTGCACCTTCGACATCAACGTCAGCTAGCGCCGGGTCGGTGCCCTGAGCCTTCGCCGGGCACCGACCCTGGTGGTCCGCCGTTCTATGAGACAGCTGGTCCGCTCTTCTCGGCGGGATTCCTGGGGCGCTTGTTCGGGCGATAGCTAGGGCCGTTCATGATGACCTGGTGGCTGGTGTTGATCAGCCGGTCCAGCAGCGACTCGGCGACAACAGGGTTGGGGAAGAGCGGATACCAGTCGCTGGGCGCCCGGTTGCTGGTGATGATCAGCGAGCGGCCCTGCCGCTCGGAGACCAGTTCGTAGAGGTCGTCGGCCTGGGCCGCGCTCAGCTGCCGCATGGCGAAGTCGTCCAGGATCAGCACGTCCGGGCGGATCAGCTCCCGCATCCGCTTGTCCCAGGTGCGGTCCGCGTGGCCGCTGGCGAGCTCGGCCAGGACCCGGCTGGTTTTCGTGAAGCGGACGTTCGCGCCCTGTCGGACGGCGAGGTGCCCGAGGGCCTCGGCGACGTGTGTCTTGCCGACGCCCACGGGCCCGAACAAGATCACCGACTCGCCGGCATGGAGCCAGCACAGGGCGGCCAGGTCGCGGATCTGGGCCGCGGGCAGCTTCGGGGAAGCGCCGAAGTCGAACTCCTCAAGGGTGACCTGCTGCTCGAACTCGCCTTCTGCAGCCGCCGTTGGAAGGCGACCGTCTCGCGGCGGGTGATCTCGTCCTGGCAGAGGACCTGCAGGAAGTCCAGGTGGCCGAGTTCACCGCTGTGGGCCTGGATCAGCCGCGCATCGAGGGTCTCCACCATCCCGGAGAGCCGAAGCGCCTTCAGCGACTCGCGCAGGGCGGTGTCCATCACACTCATCGAACAGCCTCCTCGGCGCCATCGCGGCCCGGGGTGCCCTCGGGCTCGCCGGAGTTCTGGGACGGGATGTTCGCGGCGAACAGGCCCTCGGCGTCGTGGAGGAAGGCCGCGGCGCCAGCGCCGCCGGTCTCCGGCTCGGGGTCGGTCTCGGTGCTCGCGATCAGGATGCCCTTGATGGTGCGGTAGGAGGGGTCACCGACGGCGATGGCCTTGGCGCAGGCCGCCTCCAGCCGCTGGTCGCCGTACTTCTTCCGCAGCCCGAGGATCCCCTGGGCCGCGCGGAGCCGGTAGAGCGCATTGACCTCCAGCAGCTGGTCGATCACCTCCCGGCAGGCGTCGCCAACCTCGGAGGACTGGCCGCGGCACCAGATCGGCGTCTTCATGCAGAGGCCGACCTCTCACCGCCCGACGTCCCGCCCAGGCCCGGGACCCGGTCCGCGTACCAGCGGACCGGGCTTTCCCGTTCCCTCTCCGCTATGAACATCCTCCTAACATCCCGCAGAGGACATAACGGTTCAAACCGGGCACAAGAAGGCAAAAAAATAAGCCCCGAAGCAATTCCTATGCTTCGCGACAAAAAACTAGCTGTAAAGATGCATGCCGCCAACTTTCAATAGTCGCTGCCAGGGTACCGTGTCGACGTTGCGGACGTCGGAGAATTTGTAACCGGGGGAGGATTCTGAGAGATGATAGCCGGAAGGTAATGTCCCGCGATCATAGACAGGCTGATGATTGCTGTGATCCCCCTCGGGATTGGCTTCGGAACGGGAAGGCCAAGTTTGAAAGCTCCCTTGGAGATGGTCAGAAGAGTCGCGGATGCGCGCTGCGTAGGCATGGCTCTCCCTTGTCTGTGGTCGTTTTTGGGTACAAAAAAGCCCCTCTGCGGGGCGGCTATGAAGTTATTGGATGCAGAAAAGGCCCGAAGGTGCCTTCGATTCCCAATTCTTCCGGGAATCGAATCAATCCAAACTTCGGATTGATGCACATCGGGTGTATTGCTGACGTTCTAATTGATGCTCTGGCTTGGCTGATGTTTCGCCTCGCCCTGATGCTTGGAAAAGCTTATCCATCATCTGGTGCACCGTCAAGGACTTTAGCTCATGGCGGGGCTGATGCGGCAGCAGTCGTAACCCGCTCGGGTCACGGCACTTTTTTACCGCTCTGCCCTTTGGAAAGTCAAATGACCTCGGCTGACCTGGGCTTTTTCTATTCGCTGAGTTCGCCGAGCGCCCGAAGTGCGAGATCTGCCCGCAGAGCGACCCGTTGCCGCGCGCTGCGGAGGCTCGTGGCGGGGGCGAGCCGGTGTCCGCCCCGCCTCGCCCATCAGGCCGCCAGCCGGACCGTCTCCACCGTGCGAAGCCCGTGATCGTCCAGGAACCAGGCCAGGTGGTCCGGGCCCCGGCCGGCGGGGTCGAGGACCTGCAGCTGCAGAGCACCGTCGTCGGCGAGGCGGTTCCAGGCCGGGCCGGTCAGCGGTGGGAGGACACACCCGCCGTGCTCGACCGCCAGCTCGGCATCGGTGCGGTAGGCGGCACCTGGAAGCAGGACCGAGCGCACGCTCCGGGAGAAGGCCACCGGGCTGCGATGTCCCCGGCTGGCCGGCGCCGCGGCCGCGGCGTACTCCCGCCACAGCGCCCACCAGGGTTCGCGGGCGCTGCATGGGAACGATCGGCCGGCCCCCGGGGCGCCCTGCTGCGCGCTGCTCCCGGGGCGGCCGATACCTGCGGCGGGTGGTCAGCCGATGCCGGTGACCTGGAGGGCGGTGGTCCAGTTGGTGCGGATCGCGTTGCGGGCCGCGGACAGAGTGATGGTGCCGGCGCAGACGGCGTTCTTCAGCTTCGTCTCGACGCCGTCCTTGGTGTAGGCGGTCTTGGTGCCGTAGTGCGGCTCGGGCCACAGGTTGCCCGGGTCGCGGGGTGCGCCGCCGAGTTCGAGGGGGACGAGGTGGTCCTCCTCGTAGTCGGCCATGTTGGTGTCGGCGTAGCCGTAGTCGATGATGCCCTGGGCCTTGAGCGGGTTGGTGTAGGACGTCGGGGGGCGGACGGTGGTGGTCCAGCCGGAGACGCAGATGGTGGAGCCGATGGTGGACTGGGTGACGTCCGGGTTGTAGGTGCCGGGCGTGCAGGTCGGGTCGGGCAGCGGCAGGTAGGACTGCGAGCAGGTCGCGGCCTGGGCGGTATCTGCGGTGCCGACCACGACGGCTGCGGCGGTCAGGGCCAGGACGCCGGCGGCGGCGGTCAGGGTTCGGGGCAGGGCACGCATCGGGGGGCCTCCATGGGGTTCGGGGCGACGCGGAACCGGGCAGTCCCCATGACAGCGCACCACCGGCCTACGCGGGTAGACCTGTGACATGAACTCCACATTGCCACCCCGTTTCTGACCGACCATCCAGCACCCGCACACGCCCAACGACACTGCAACGCCCACCCGCCGCGCCGGGCACCCAGGAGCCGATCTCCGCGCAGCACGGTGCAGCCTCCGCCCCAGCATCGGCCACCACCGGCGAGCGGCCCCGGGCGGCCATGGCCCCGCTGGCCATTCCGGGTGAGCAGCTCGCCATCCTTGGCGGGAGCGCCGACATCACCGAGCAGGGCTCGCTACTCGGCCCTGCCACGTCCCTCGATCCGTCCTTCGCGGCAGTTAGCGGCACCACGGCCAGGACCACCCACGGGCTGCCGGCCGGACGGACTGCGTCCCGGCAGCCCCGTGCCCGGCCGCCCAGGTGCTGCCCCCCGTGGAGCCGCGCAGCAGCATCTGTCGTACGGGCCGTCACATCGGTCCGGGTTCGTGGGGGTAGGGTCCGGTTCGCGGAGCATCCGCCCGCGATCAGTGGGCGGGTGTGCCATGCCGCCCCTTGTGTTCCTGACGTTTCGGAGGAGTCTGTGCAGTTCACGGCTCGTTGCGCCCTGGCCGTCGCCGCGGCGGCACTGCTCGCCGCTTCCGGCTGCACCCCGGCAAGCCCCGGCGGCAAGAGCGGGAAGCCCGCAGGCAACGCCGCTCCCCGCCCGCGGCCGCATCCGGCGGCACGACGGCGATCCCGGTCGGCACCGGACCAAGGGCCACCTACACCGCGCAGGCGCAGCCCGCGCCCGGCACCTGCCACTTCCGGTACACGCCCGCGAAGCAGCCGCTGCCCGACCCCGCCTGCACCCCCGGTGCGACCAGCCCCGCCGTCACCCAGGCCACCATCGCGCAGACGATCTGCAAGACCGGCGGCTACACCTCCACCATCCGCCCGCCCGTGAACATCACGAACAAGGAGAAGGCAGGCAACGCCGCCTCCTACGGCTACACCGGACCGATGGGCGACGCCGAGTACGACCACCTCATCAGCCTCCAGCTCGGCGGCGACCCCAACGACCCCCGCAACCTCTGGATCGAACCGCCCTCCCCCGGCCACATCCCCGGCAAGGGCCCCAACAACCCGAAGGACAGCGTCGAAACCCACCTCCACACCGCCATCTGCAAGAACCAGATCACCCTCACCGCCGCCCAGCAGGCCATCGCCACCGACTGGACCACCGCCGAAACCAAACTCGGCATCAAACCCGCCACAGGCAACGACCAGACACCGACCGACACCGACTGACCCACGACCCGGCGCGCAGGCGCGGGTGGCCGGACCGCGAGCACGAGGGCATGCCAGCCCGCTGGGGGTCGGTCACCGCGCTGGTCTACCTCAACCTGAACGACATGGGCGCCCGGTTCATCGCCCCGGACGGCCCCCAGTACCCCGGATTCTGAGCGGTACGGAAGGCCACCGTCCCGCGCGCGGGATGGCGGCCTTCGGCGTGTTCGGGGCTCGGATCGGGGCGGCCGGTGTGTACGGCCGGCCGCCCCGGGCAGCCGGTGCCGTGCCGGCGTCCGGGCGCTGTGGGGGTGTACGTGCCAGACGGTGGAGCAGGGCATCACCGCGCGCCCTGGTCGGGACGCTCGGTGTACTCAACGAACAGGCGCGGGTTGGGGTACGCGGTCGCCGGCTACCCAACCCGCAGCGCCGGCCACGGCAGGCCAGGGATTCCCGCGCCGTACTAGCCGCAGGGCACCTCCTGCTTGGGCAGCGGGGCCAGGGTGTGGAAGTCCCACAGCAGCAGTGCCGCGGGGTCCAGTCCTCGGGCTACCAGCCGGTGGTAGAGCATGGCGTGGGCGTTGCGCTCGGCAACGTCGGTCCCGAGCTGCCGGCCGGCCTCGATCACGTCGGCGGCGTACAGCGACCTCAGCCCAGCGGTTCCGATGAGTGAGGTGATCAGCATGTGGCGTCCCGGCTCACTCCCATTGCCTGCCCGGGGCGCCACCATGACTGCCGTGTCGTCCTGGTTGCCGGGGACGTTGCCGGGTGGGTGCGAAAGGTCTTGTCGTTAGCGGGCTGCGGCAACGGCGTCGGTGTATTGCTCGGTGGTGAGGTCGTCCTCGGCGATGCCGAGACCGGACAGCACCGAGCGGACGACCGCGAGGGCCGACTCGAGGTCATCCTCCGTCTTGGCGATGGTCTCCAGCTCGATGAATGTGCCGTCGATCTCGGGCACGCGGACGAGGGTGGCCAGCAGCTCGCGCCCGTCCCGCTCGAACGTGTAGTTCCGGCAGCGCTTCTCGAAGGCGATCCGCGGGACGAAGCCGAGCCCGCGCACGATCTCGTGCGCGGCCTCCGCGTCCTCAACGCGGGTCTCGGCCTCGGGCTTCGAGCCGGACGCCTCGTCCACCCGGGCGCTCTTGTATGTCAGCACCGTGCGGGTGTCGTCCGGCCCGTGCACGGTGCGAATCCGAAGCTCCCGGTCCGCGCCCATCAGTGAGCCGTCCGACGCGTCGTAGTAGGTGTCCCGGTAGACCTCCGGCCGGCCCGGTCCGTGCGCGTCCTCCAGCTGGCGCATAACGCCTTCCGGGTCTAGCACCCGGGCCTTGAGCTCCGCTTCGATTGCCACTGCTGTTCCTCCGTCAGATCACGCGCTCAGCGTCGTCGACCATGGCATCAAACCCTCGCCGCCACCCCCGGTACAAGGGCCCGTGCGGCGTCGCAAGCACCTTGTACGTCGCGGACTCGTGCCCCTCCCACCCGGCATCGAACGCGCTGACGTACAGCGTCGTGTCGAGCCGGATGACCCGCCACACCGGCAGCGTGCGGTAGCGGTAGACCTCGACATGCCCGGCCTCGGCGAGCTCACGCAGGCGGGCCTCGGCCAGGCGCACGCCGCCGGCGAGAGACTCGACCGACTCCCCGATCTCCTCAGCGCGCCGGGCCGCGGCGGGCGAGTCGGGGTCGAGGAGCAGCACGCGCAGCCGGGGCGGCTTGTCGCCGTCGCGGTCGAGGTGGGTGCGCAGCAGGGAGTCGCGGAGTGCGAGCAGGCCGAGGCCGCGGACGGCCAGAACGTCGAGTTCCTTCGCGGACCGGGCGGCGCGCTGGATCTCGGCGGCGGCTGCGGCCTGGTCGACGAAGACGCGGACGATCTCGGGGAACGCGGCCAGGTCGAAGGCCGCACCAGGGGTGCGCTTCTCACGCTGGGGTGCGAGGCCGAGCAGCCGGCGGGCTTCGTTCGGCATGCGCAGGCCGTCGGCGATCCGCTCGAAGACGTCGAGACGGACGACATCGCGCCGCCCGTTGATGATCTCGTTCACGCGGCTCTGCGTCATGCCGACCTGGACCGCGATGCGGGCCTGACTGGCACCGCTGTGGTGCTGAACGTAGCGGAACAGGTCGCCCATCCGGCGCTCGCGCAGGGCCGCCCGGACCTCGCCGTTCTGCCACGAGGCCTCGGGCAGGCTGATCGGTTCGAGCGCTGTCCCCATGGCTCTCCCTGCGAGCTCATCTCATGGTGAGATCACCGACAGGGTATCGGCTGTGACGCAGCGTTGCCCGAGGGTTGCAGCATGAACATCACACGCTTGATGGAGCGCTCCGGCGACGGCCTGGGGGACGACCAGCTGCACGCCCGCACCTGCTGGCACCAAGGGGAACACGCAGGAGAGCTACGGCCTGACGGCCACGTGTACACCGAGCCTGCCGAACCGGGTGAACTGCTCGGCTGGGCCGTCGTGGCCTGCGCACGCCACCGGGGAGCAAGGTGACCACGGCCCCGAAGGTAGCGCGCGGGGAGGAACGGCGCGTCGACAAGAGCATCTGGCCGCCGCACCGCGAGGCCATCGACACGATGGTCCGCTTCGACCTGCGGCTCGGTGGCCGGTACGTCACCGCAGAGTGCCAGCTCGGCGCACACCACGCCTGCCCGGGCGGACTGCGGACCGAGACGCAGATCCCGATCGCGGAGCTGCGCTGCCGATGCGTAGCGGACGGCTGCGCATGCAAGCCGCGGCAGGAAACCTCCCAGTGACGAATCAAAGCGGCCCGCGCAGGACCTGCACAACCAGTGACTGTGTCAGCTGCGTCATCCGAGCGATGCGGCTCGCCGGACGGCCATCGGGGCGAGCCTGCGCAAGTCCTCGGCCGTGAACGGCGCACCGGTCCTGACGACGTCGACGTACATCACCACCTTGCCGCGCCGAAGGTACAGCTCCTACGGCGCACCGTGGAGATCAGTCTCGGCCTGTTCATCGCCAACAGCCGCAGCAGACGCGCCGACATCCCGACCGAGCGCGCCGCGCAGCTCACCGCACTCGAATGCGCTGGGAGCAGAAGGGGTGCCGGACACCGGTCGGGGCGGCGAGCTATCGAACCTGTCGCCCCGTCGGCCCCTCTCCCCCGCTCTCCCCTACTGGCCGGTGGCTCCGCGAAGCCGTGCCGCCGGGCCACCGCGCAGCGGACAACCACCACGCCGTCGGCGCGCAGCAGCAGGTTGCCGGGATCTCCTCTCCGCACCGGCTCTGCGCGCCTATTCTCCTCTCCGGCTCTTCCTCTGCTCTTCGTTCGGGTATGGCTCCAGCGCCTGGGGCTTGTTCCGGCACCGCAGCTACTGGGAGAAGTAGTCGGCTTCCGCCAGTCCGTGGACAAATGGGCTCTGAGCTGCGGAAAGGCCATCTCGGACGGCATCGCCTGGGGCAACCGCGAGTAGCAACCCCGAGAAGCAACCGCGAGTAGCAACGCCGAGTAGCAACCAGCAGAAGCAACCTGCAGAAGCAAGCGGCGCGGCGGCCGGCGCGGCAGGGACATTCCCGTGTATCCCGGGGCGCGTTGCTTGTTGTCCCTGGGGAAGCGGCGCTACGCCGGCGTGGAGTCCGCCGCCCATCTGAAGCGCAGTCACAAGACGAGCGCGGTGGGGGAGATCTCTCCTCTCATCTCGGCCACCCCATGAGGGGAGAGCTCTCCTCCCATGGGGTGGCCGGTCGGTACATCCCCTGGAGGGCCCTCTTGTTGGGGGAGATCTCTCCCTCAAGCGCATTGCAAGATATATATTTACCCTGTAGCTTAGTTCTCACCAGGAGATGCCGCCTCGAAGGAGCCTTGATGCCCACCACCGAGATCACCACCAGCGCGAACCGCACCCTGTCGGTCGAGA
The Kitasatospora paranensis genome window above contains:
- a CDS encoding DUF6882 domain-containing protein; amino-acid sequence: MGMFKRAIKADGAGQAGERADLSALLLQGEEMIEQVGRAHMSWGLGSADRWDLDQTTGIITWTFPDKTATAPAQILGSFAPRAGSWMWAWANQSLLPDMSRDSRSFCEWAEANGHPELAQPRIDADEQTASTLAALAFRVTGATGYYRGPGANSSYVIITFGPVTLTNADGSVCTFDINVS
- the cyaB gene encoding class IV adenylate cyclase translates to MAIEAELKARVLDPEGVMRQLEDAHGPGRPEVYRDTYYDASDGSLMGADRELRIRTVHGPDDTRTVLTYKSARVDEASGSKPEAETRVEDAEAAHEIVRGLGFVPRIAFEKRCRNYTFERDGRELLATLVRVPEIDGTFIELETIAKTEDDLESALAVVRSVLSGLGIAEDDLTTEQYTDAVAAAR
- a CDS encoding helix-turn-helix transcriptional regulator, which translates into the protein MGTALEPISLPEASWQNGEVRAALRERRMGDLFRYVQHHSGASQARIAVQVGMTQSRVNEIINGRRDVVRLDVFERIADGLRMPNEARRLLGLAPQREKRTPGAAFDLAAFPEIVRVFVDQAAAAAEIQRAARSAKELDVLAVRGLGLLALRDSLLRTHLDRDGDKPPRLRVLLLDPDSPAAARRAEEIGESVESLAGGVRLAEARLRELAEAGHVEVYRYRTLPVWRVIRLDTTLYVSAFDAGWEGHESATYKVLATPHGPLYRGWRRGFDAMVDDAERVI